GTGATTGAAGAGACAAAAGACTTGGAGACTATGATGATGGAGCAACTTCTTGGATCACTGCaagcttatgaagaaaagagaagaagaagaagaagaagaagaagaagaagaagaagaagaagaagaagaagaagaagaagaagaagaaagaagatagtGTGGAGCAATTTCTCGAGATGAGAATTGATCAAAAGGAAGAAAgtggccaaaatcatccgagACGTGGTGGTAGTCATTTCCGAGGACGAGGTCGGTGATGGACGAGGTTGGAGACCATGTGAAGAAAAATTTAACCAAAGAGGAGATAATTCATCAAGaggtcgtggaagaggaaaTACAAAATCAAGGTACGATAAATCAAGCATCAACTGCTATAGTTGCGGGAAATTTGGACATTATGCTTCTGAATGCAAAACTCCAAACAACAATAGAATTGAAGAGAAGTCCAACTATGTTGAAGAAAGGAGTAAAGAAAAAGATATGCTATTGATGGCTTACAAGAAGAATGAACCAAATGAGGTTCACAAGTGGTACCTTGATAGTGGTGCAAGAAATCACATGTGTGGGAATAAGAGCATGTTTGTGGAGCTTGATGAATCGGTGAAAACCAATGTGGCTTTGGGAGATGAATCGAAGATGGAAGTGACAGGTAAAGGAAATATTCTCATCCGCTTGAAGAATGAAAATCATCAATTCATTTACAACGTTTACTACATTCCAAGCATGAAGACCAACATCTTGAGCCTAGGACAACTCTTAGAGAAAGGTTATGACATTCGACTAAAGGATAATAGTCTTTCTTTAAGAGATAAAGAAAATAATCTCATCACAAAGGTGCCGATGTCAAGTAATagaatgtttttttctaaacattCAACATGACATCGCAAGGTGTCTCAAGATGTGCTACAAGGAAGAGTCTTGGCTTTGGCATCTTCGATTTGGGCATCTCAACTTTGAAAGCGTAGAGctatgatataccatggatttcacCCATTTTTagtcatggtatataagtgttctaagatatatttatcatgttttAGAATCTTTTCAAAGCAATTACAGGTTCAGTTACTTGATAGAAAGAAATGATGCTTTTGGGACACTTTGGAGTACTTTTACGCGTAgagaatcgatcgatgcttgaagagcaatatcgatcgaccGGAGCCAattaaaatcgatcgacagccaTTCAGCATCATCGATCAATATTGGATCACTCGAGGATTAATCACGAAATTAGAAGACTTCATTCCCATAAAGCTTATTAATTGCAACCTAAGCCCTTAGCCGTCTGTgaggctatatgtactagggttttgtattattttagagGCAGACTGGCCAAAAGACCTAGTGTGGAGAAAaagcattttggctaccattagaagagcttaggattggagagataaaTCTGAGACTGcataacagagaagatcttgaactcctttatttctattactcttACTTTATGTGTTCAATATTTCATTTGAGTTTGTTTCAaaccatcatgactttgtctctcatgaatatgtctgagtaaacccaattgttagatttaggtttctcataaAGGTTGAAAGTATGTGCTGCTGATAAGACtgttaaaaaggtgttttgattgttctttcatgCTTGTTGAGCTTAATGCTAAAATTAGGATTCATCACCCtcattttagatcttaggattaattgagataaCCAACCGTTaccctcaatacctgaaataGCCAgcgtgatctaactgactagataacaacgagagttggtctagaagGTTAGAGAACAGCTTCAAACCCGCTCGAAAAGCTTGCTAGAAGACCGTCGATCGACGCGACTATCgttgtgtcgatcgattgtttgaaaggtgtatcgaacGATGTGCATCAAGTCACATTGATCGACTCTTTCTTGAGATCAAAAGACaacagttgagatccgagatctagtaATGAAATCCTATCTGGTTTTACCATTGTTTGAGTTCAAAAACCGTCaccctttagtctaaactaagttGCATGTTTTTCATACCTGAGAATTTGCCTAAGTCTAGTTGTTTTCCCATCCTTAAAACAACTTCAACTTAAACCGCcgaacaattgtcttgttcgacttatcatttactgcttttaaacaattaaacctcttagtctatctttatttctaatccCTTAGatctgttgagtaatcctagagtccttgtggattcgatccctaagtactgcatctgaacctcttatttgagagagtaattcactccttagggtaatttgagtgatatcaaatttggcgccgttgccggggactctttcttattaccattagatttaatttagaatttagtataGACTTGTTACGAAACACTTGctaagttttctttctttccctgTCTACGCAGACACTAAGAATGGAGAACATAGAACTCGACCGAGCATCGATCAACGAAGATGTAATGTTATCGAGCGACGTGGAGACCGAAGAATCGACTGACACAGAGctcccgacatcgatcgacaccgccaagccggaagcaggtaagtCTTCTCTTACCGAGCTTATTAATGAGGAAGTAGTCTAAACTGAACCAATAGGTTAATTGAGCACTGAGACTAGCCAAACTAAACTGGGGACTGAAATCCCTGTTAAGATAAATCTCACCTTGATAAAAGGTGAAGAGATAAGATTGCCTTTGCAAGACTACCTAGACCCTGGTAGaacctattccaataggtccgcTATAAAAAACCAGGAGACGATACCAAGAAATCTAAGTTCAACGCAGATTACTACTGTATGGTTCGTCGAAACCCATTCCGTGGATCTCTCTCTGAGCACCCGCAAGATCACATCGAAGGTTTGGAAGAATTAATCCCAGACGAATACAATCGTTGCAAACTATTCTCATTTTCCCTAGAGGGAGAAGCTCTCAGATGGCTAAACTGTTTAGCAACAGGATCCCTTACTTGTTAGGAAGAGATTAGAAACGCCTTCCTTAAGAAATTTTTCGATGATGATCACTATTCGGAAGTAAGGAAACAAATATTTACATTCCGCCAAGATCCACGTGAATCGTTTAAAAACGCCTGGGAAGATTCAGGAGCTATGAACTTGAATGTCTCCACCATGGTTATTCAGAACCACAACTCCTTAACATCTTCTATGGAGGTGTTAACTTGAGCTACAAAACTACACTCGACACGGTGAGTGAAGGAAATTTTGTCACTAGGAGTCCCGAAGATGCTAGACGCCTTATCGAAAATGTAGCAACGGAAAAATCCTATGAAAAGATGGATGAAGAAGTAGGAAATTCGTTAAATTCAGAAGATAATTCAGATTTGGTAGAGATCCAGAATTCCCTCAATTCGCTTCACTCTTTTCTTCAGAATCAACACCGATCTGATATAGCCCAGATCGAAAATGATGCCTTGTCTGATATGAAAAATCAATTAGAAGACAAGGAAAAGTTCAATATCAGACAAGCACTTACTGGCAACCGTAAAACAAAGTCAGATTTTTacggaaaaataaatatggtttaCGGAAAGTTAATGGAGAAAGCTCTTTGAGTGAACTTATCCGAAAATTAGAAAGTCAAGTAGCTGAAATTGCGACTGCCATTAAAAGAGAAACAGGACGTCTTCCCGGGAGAACTGATTTAAACCCGAGACGTCAAGTCAATGCCATAGTGTTGCGTAGCGGAAAACGTCTCGCGACAAACACGAAGAACAAAACCGAAATTGGCAATTCTGCCAATGATGATGAAACAGGCAAGAGCAATTCTCAGCCTATACTTCTTGATGACCCTGACCCAAAACCTTCTCGCGAAAACAGGAAGTCTACCGCTGAAAAAAATGAGGAAAAGACTATAGACTTAGAAGTAGAAGACGATTCAAAAATTGTggccgaaatcgatcgacagtatgGTAACCACGTCGATTGACCGGTGAAGCCTGTCGTCGATCAACATTCAAATAaccctatcgatcgacgttctaCTCAACCCGAACCAACGATTGAAAGAGTCTTTAGAACCCTACCCCATTTTCCTCCTAAAACGCAGACTAAGAAATCATTAGAAAATGtgatctgcaagaaagcattggaTAGAATTACTATGGAGATGTCCCTTAGTGATGCTATGAAAATAGCACCTTCGATAAAGAAGTATGTGAAGGATATGACGTCTCCAAATTATCCAACTGCGGAAAAAAGCGTGATGATGGTGTCAGAGGAAGTAAGTGCCATGATTCAAGGAGAAACTTCAACTAAAAGGCCTGATCCTGGTAGTTTCGTCCTAGATTGCAATATACAGAACACGCGTTTTCCTCGATCACTATGTAATCTTGGCTCTAGCGTAAATCTTATGCCTTATTCCGTCGTATTAACCTTGGGATATAACGAGTTTATGTCAACTCCGATAACCTTGGTTCTAGCTGATCGGTCTATCAGAGTACCTGAAGGGATTCTCGAAGACGTTCccgtaaaaattaataattgctTCATGCCTACGGATTTTGTTGTGTTAAAATACAGACATGAACCAAAAGACCCCCTCATTCTGGGTCGGCCATTCCTAGCTACAGCTGGAGCGATCATTGATGTGAAAGAATGACGATTAAATTTGAACATCGGGGACATCTCGATGACCTTTGATATGGAAAAGCTAATCAAGCGATCCTTGATAGATGACCAAGCCTTTTATGTGGAAGAAGTTTTTGAGCTGGATAAGGAATCTTTCATAGACATGTGCTCAGACGGCCCCTTAGAAAATGCTCTTACCCATGTGGAAAAAGAAATTTTCAGCATAGATAATAGGACAGACGATTACGTGCGACTGATGAATGCAAGTATTGAGGTTTCGAACGTCGAAGAAGTTGATGATTCAGACATTATCGTCGATCGATATCTCAGAGaggccatcgatcgacaaccatcttCACTATCTAATTGGTCTAAAGACAAAGCACCAAAGGTTGAATTAAAACCCCTCTGCAGTGGTCTTAAATATGCATTTCTTTATGACCAATCCTACCCTGTTATTGTCAACGCCAACCTCACTAGCGGAGAACTTgcgttattattaaataaactacGCAAGTACAGGTAAGCAATCAGGTATTCTCTCGATGATATTTCTGgtatttctcctgatctttgcatgcaccGTATTCATTTGGAAGATGATGCAAAAACGTCGATAGAACAACAAAGGAGATTAAATCCGAATCTAAAGGAAGTAgtcaaaaatgaaattattaaacttCTGGATGTTGGAGTTATCTATCCTATTTCGGATAGTAAATGGGTAAGCCCCGTACATGTTGTACCCAAAAAGGGAGGTATTACAGTAGTGAAGAACGAAAACGATGAACTCATCCCGACTCGTACCGTCACTGGACATCGGATGTGTATCGACTATAAGAAATTATATGCCGCTACTAGGAAAGATCACTTTCCCCTGCCctttattgatcaaatgctgGAGCGTTTAGCCAATCACCAGTATTATTGTTTTCTCGATGGATATTctgaattttttcaaattccCATACATCCggatgatcaagaaaagacaacCTTTACATGCCCCTATGGAACATTTGCGTATCACAGAATGCCATTTGACCTTTGTAATGCTCCCGCCACTTTCCAAcgttgcatgatgtcaatttttACAGACATGATCGAGGACTTTATGGAAGTCTTTATGGATGACTTTTCAGTCTACGGATCAAATTTTAAGAGTTGCCTCGATAATTTATGCAAGGTCTTGGAAAGATGCGAAGAAAAGAACCTTGTCCtaaattgggaaaaatgccaTTTTATGGTTAACGATGGCATCGTATTAGGACATAAGGTTTCCGTCGTTGGTATAGAGGTAGATAGAGATAAAATCGAAGTGATGACTGGTCTACCAGCACCCAAAAATGTTAAAGACgtacgaagttttctcggacacGCCGGATTTTATAGGAGGTTTATACAAGACTTTAGCAAAATTGCTAGACCTTTAAATAACCTCTTGTGCAAGGAAGTAAAGTTCGACTTTACCCCAGAATGCATGAAAGCTTTcgaagatttaaaaaaatcccTTATAACTGCCCCCGTCGTTCAAGCCCCCGACTGGAATCTCCCTTTCGAGATCATATGCGATGCGAGTAATTTTGCGATAGGAGCAGTTGTGGGccaaagaaaagataaaaagcTGCATGCCATCTACTACGCCAGTCGTACGCTTGATGAAGCGCAACGGAATTATGAAACAACAGAAAAGAACTACTCGCCGTAGTttatgcatttgaaaaattCCGTCAATATCTAATTGGCACACGTGTGATAGTTCACACTGACCACGCTGCCATTAAATATTtgatgcaaaagaaagatgcaaaacctCGACTCATACGCTGGATTTTACTACTCCAAGAGTTTGATATTGAAATTAAAGATAAACGAGGAGTAGATAATGGAGTCGCTGACCATCTTTCTCGAATCAGAATAGAGGATAACGTCCCTATAGACGATTTCTTCCCAACAGAGAACGTTGCACAAATAGACACATCTTTCGTAGGTCAAATATCTCTCACTTCCGatgagacatcgatcgatgcgaaagagaacatatcgatcgattctagaagtgatacatcgatcgataatgACAGTA
The window above is part of the Brassica napus cultivar Da-Ae chromosome C8, Da-Ae, whole genome shotgun sequence genome. Proteins encoded here:
- the LOC106378545 gene encoding uncharacterized protein LOC106378545 encodes the protein MANSGVPFQVPLLTKSNYENWSLRMMAILGLHDVWEIVEKGFVEPENDGGLCQTQIDGLRDSRKIDKKALCLIYQGLDEDTFEKVAGARTSKEAWEKLQTSYKGTEQVKKLRLQTLRGEFEALQMKEGELISDYFSRVLIVTNNLKRNGEKLDEVRIMEKVLRSLDSKFEHIVTVIEETKDLETMMMEQLLGSLKKVAKIIRDVVVVISEDEVGDGRGWRPCEEKFNQRGDNSSRGRGRGNTKSRYDKSSINCYSCGKFGHYASECKTPNNNRIEEKSNYVEERSKEKDMLLMAYKKNEPNEVHKWYLDSGARNHMCGNKSMFVELDESVKTNVALGDESKMEVTGKGNILIRLKNENHQFIYNVYYIPSMKTNILSLGQLLEKGYDIRLKDNSLSLRDKENNLITKTLRMENIELDRASINEDVMLSSDVETEESTDTELPTSIDTAKPEAEPQLLNIFYGGVNLSYKTTLDTVSEGNFVTRSPEDARRLIENVATEKSYEKMDEEVGNSLNSEDNSDLVEIQNSLNSLHSFLQNQHRSDIAQIENDALSDMKNQLEDKEKFNIRQALTGNQSQVAEIATAIKRETGRLPGRTDLNPRRQVNAIVLRSGKRLATNTKNKTEIGNSANDDETGKSNSQPILLDDPDPKPSRENRKSTAEKNEEKTIDLEVEDDSKIVAEIDRQYGNHVD